One Streptomyces sp. NBC_01217 genomic region harbors:
- a CDS encoding regulator, whose protein sequence is MSDRPPQRTPNRRLASLITEAGFSNAGLARRVDQLGLEHGLDLRYDKTSVTRWLRGQQPRGTTPALIAEVFTRRLGRRLSAQDLGLDACAPVYAGLEFAATPAEAVDIVSGLWRKDSGSHAELRKIAFTPAGLVVPSRDWLIGRADEWAGGGSESTAPAQRGAGGARTAGGFGRSVGASGTAGAPGAAGTVGAAETGGLGGVRGGGIGAQGLRGAAHGAHWPSGTGAAGANGRDGVRGPVPSRPSGPSAPPGVVPRQRQTERSSGQRVGNGDVAALRSVGELFRTLDNAYGGGHARQALVRYLEHEAEPMLRGMYGEAIGRMLFSAAADLTRLAGWTSYDIAAHGLAQRYFVQALRLAQAAGDRPYGAYVLITMSRQAVYLGHGREAVQLARVAQQGIGPSAPPVVQALLQSVEARGHGVLGEARPCTASLARAERALEIARHGDDVPHWARYFDEAQLADEFGHCHRDLQQYRAAAQHAERSLQLRSPAYARSRLFCRVVLASARLGLGELDQACVLGAEAAQQAAEMRSVRATEYVRDFERRLEPYRDAAAVRGYRERVAALALG, encoded by the coding sequence ATGTCGGATCGACCTCCGCAGCGCACCCCCAACCGCCGACTCGCCTCGCTCATCACCGAAGCCGGTTTCTCCAATGCGGGCCTCGCCCGCAGGGTGGACCAGCTCGGCCTGGAACACGGCCTCGACCTGCGGTACGACAAGACCTCCGTGACCCGCTGGCTGCGCGGCCAGCAGCCGCGCGGAACCACCCCCGCGCTGATCGCCGAGGTCTTCACCCGGCGGCTCGGGCGCCGCCTCTCCGCGCAGGACCTGGGCCTCGACGCGTGCGCCCCCGTCTACGCGGGCCTGGAGTTCGCGGCCACGCCCGCCGAGGCGGTCGACATCGTCAGCGGACTGTGGCGCAAGGACTCGGGCAGCCATGCGGAGCTGCGCAAGATCGCCTTCACCCCGGCCGGGCTCGTCGTCCCCAGCAGGGACTGGCTGATCGGCCGGGCCGATGAATGGGCGGGAGGGGGGAGCGAGTCCACGGCCCCGGCGCAGAGAGGAGCCGGTGGTGCCCGCACGGCCGGTGGGTTCGGACGGTCCGTGGGGGCCTCGGGGACAGCGGGGGCCCCCGGGGCGGCAGGGACCGTGGGGGCCGCCGAGACCGGTGGTCTCGGCGGTGTGCGCGGGGGCGGGATCGGAGCGCAGGGGTTAAGGGGGGCGGCGCACGGGGCGCACTGGCCCAGCGGTACGGGGGCGGCCGGCGCGAACGGCCGCGACGGGGTCCGTGGACCCGTACCGTCCAGGCCCTCCGGACCGTCCGCCCCACCCGGCGTCGTTCCCCGGCAGCGGCAGACCGAACGCAGCTCCGGCCAGCGTGTCGGCAACGGCGATGTCGCCGCCCTGCGGTCGGTCGGCGAACTCTTCCGCACCCTCGACAACGCCTACGGCGGCGGCCACGCCCGGCAGGCCCTCGTCCGGTACCTGGAGCACGAGGCGGAGCCGATGCTGCGCGGGATGTACGGGGAGGCCATCGGGCGCATGCTCTTCTCCGCCGCCGCCGATCTGACCCGGCTGGCGGGCTGGACCTCGTACGACATCGCGGCCCATGGTCTGGCCCAGCGCTACTTCGTCCAGGCGCTGCGGCTCGCCCAGGCCGCGGGCGACCGTCCGTACGGCGCCTACGTCCTGATCACCATGAGCCGGCAGGCGGTCTACCTGGGGCACGGCAGGGAAGCCGTGCAGCTGGCCCGGGTCGCCCAGCAGGGCATCGGTCCGTCGGCGCCGCCCGTCGTCCAGGCGCTGCTGCAATCCGTCGAGGCACGCGGCCACGGAGTGCTCGGCGAGGCCAGGCCCTGCACGGCCTCGCTGGCACGGGCCGAACGCGCGCTGGAGATCGCCCGCCACGGGGACGACGTGCCGCACTGGGCGCGGTATTTCGACGAGGCCCAGCTCGCCGACGAGTTCGGCCACTGCCACCGGGACCTGCAGCAGTACCGGGCCGCGGCACAGCACGCCGAGCGCTCCCTCCAGCTGCGCTCCCCGGCGTACGCCCGCAGCCGGCTGTTCTGCCGTGTGGTGCTGGCCTCCGCGCGGCTCGGCCTCGGTGAGCTCGACCAGGCGTGCGTGCTCGGCGCCGAGGCCGCCCAGCAGGCGGCGGAGATGCGGTCGGTACGGGCGACGGAGTACGTACGGGACTTCGAGCGCCGCCTGGAGCCCTACCGGGACGCGGCCGCGGTACGGGGGTACCGCGAACGGGTCGCCGCGCTCGCGCTGGGGTGA
- the lipB gene encoding lipoyl(octanoyl) transferase LipB → MSELRFVRLGFGENAVDYQEAWQKQREVHAARFEDAVPDTCLLLEHPPVYTAGRRTTDSERPLDGTPVIDVDRGGKITWHGPGQLVGYPIQKLPRPVDVVAHVRRLEDALIRTAAEFGLETSRVEGRSGVWVLGDPVEERPAVGGLSLDFDPRLQDEEFDPRLNGPEYAPSNAGQRREDRKLAAIGIRVAKGVTMHGFALNVNPDNTWFDRIVPCGIRDAGVTSLAYELGRDISIADVLPVVEKHLKDVLENAELAPRTIERPADAVATA, encoded by the coding sequence GTGAGCGAGCTTCGGTTCGTCCGGCTGGGATTCGGCGAGAACGCCGTCGACTACCAGGAGGCCTGGCAGAAGCAGCGCGAGGTGCACGCGGCCAGATTCGAGGACGCCGTCCCGGACACCTGTCTGCTGCTGGAGCACCCGCCCGTCTACACGGCGGGGCGGCGCACGACCGACAGTGAGCGCCCGCTGGACGGCACCCCTGTCATCGACGTCGACCGCGGCGGAAAGATCACCTGGCACGGTCCGGGACAGCTGGTCGGCTACCCGATCCAGAAGCTGCCCCGCCCGGTGGATGTCGTCGCGCATGTCCGCCGTCTGGAGGACGCGCTGATCCGTACGGCCGCCGAGTTCGGTCTGGAGACCTCCCGGGTCGAGGGCCGCAGCGGAGTCTGGGTCCTGGGCGACCCGGTCGAGGAGCGTCCGGCCGTCGGCGGCCTCTCCCTCGACTTCGACCCGCGTCTGCAGGACGAGGAGTTCGACCCGCGGCTGAACGGCCCCGAGTACGCCCCGTCCAACGCGGGCCAGCGCCGCGAGGACCGCAAGCTGGCCGCGATCGGCATCCGGGTGGCCAAGGGCGTGACCATGCACGGTTTCGCACTCAATGTGAACCCGGACAACACCTGGTTCGACCGCATCGTGCCGTGCGGCATCCGGGACGCGGGCGTCACCTCGCTCGCGTACGAACTGGGCCGTGACATCTCCATCGCGGACGTGCTCCCGGTCGTCGAGAAGCACCTCAAGGACGTCCTGGAGAACGCGGAGCTCGCCCCGCGCACCATCGAACGCCCGGCGGATGCCGTGGCCACGGCATGA
- the lipA gene encoding lipoyl synthase, whose protein sequence is MSAVAPDGRKMLRLEVRNSQTPIERKPEWIKTRAKMGPEYNQLQKLVKSEGLHTVCQEAGCPNIFECWEDREATFLIGGDQCTRRCDFCQIDTGKPQALDRDEPRRVGESVVTMDLNYATITGVARDDLQDGGAWLYAETVRQIHALTAQREAGRTKVELLIPDFNAVPEQLAEVFSSRPEVLAHNVETVPRIFKRIRPGFRYERSLEVITKAREAGLVTKSNLILGMGETREEVSEALQDLYDAGCELITITQYLRPSVRHHPVERWVKPQEFVELKDEADAIGYSGVMSGPLVRSSYRAGRLFQQAIERRGSVAAAPAV, encoded by the coding sequence GTGTCCGCTGTCGCACCCGACGGGCGCAAGATGCTGCGTCTTGAGGTCCGGAACAGCCAGACCCCCATCGAGCGCAAGCCCGAGTGGATCAAAACCCGGGCGAAGATGGGCCCCGAGTACAACCAGCTGCAGAAGCTCGTGAAGAGCGAGGGTCTGCACACGGTGTGCCAGGAGGCCGGCTGCCCCAACATCTTCGAGTGCTGGGAGGACCGCGAGGCCACGTTCCTCATCGGCGGCGACCAGTGCACCCGGCGCTGTGACTTCTGTCAGATCGACACGGGCAAGCCGCAGGCGCTGGACCGGGACGAGCCCCGCAGGGTCGGCGAGTCCGTCGTCACGATGGACCTGAACTACGCCACCATCACCGGCGTCGCACGCGACGACCTTCAGGACGGTGGCGCCTGGCTGTACGCGGAGACCGTGCGCCAGATCCACGCGCTGACCGCACAGCGGGAGGCCGGCCGCACCAAGGTCGAGCTGCTGATCCCCGACTTCAACGCGGTGCCCGAGCAGCTCGCCGAGGTCTTCTCCTCGCGCCCCGAGGTGCTCGCGCACAACGTCGAGACGGTGCCGCGGATCTTCAAGCGCATCCGCCCCGGTTTCCGTTACGAGCGTTCCCTGGAGGTCATCACGAAGGCCCGCGAGGCCGGTCTGGTGACCAAGTCCAACCTGATCCTCGGCATGGGCGAGACCCGCGAGGAGGTCAGCGAGGCGCTCCAGGACCTGTACGACGCGGGCTGCGAGCTGATCACGATCACGCAGTACCTGCGGCCGTCCGTGCGCCACCACCCGGTCGAGCGCTGGGTGAAGCCGCAGGAGTTCGTGGAGCTGAAGGACGAGGCCGACGCGATCGGTTACTCCGGCGTGATGTCCGGGCCGCTGGTCCGTTCCTCGTACCGCGCGGGCCGTCTGTTCCAGCAGGCGATCGAGCGGCGCGGGTCCGTCGCCGCGGCTCCCGCCGTGTGA
- a CDS encoding SCO2195 family GlnR-regulated protein produces the protein MQAVPVRATAIPSVTNALRAVESLLLSSGQRTARRNAWTAVLEDRRRAKDRVETEYVLEAAADHRS, from the coding sequence ATGCAGGCCGTGCCGGTACGCGCCACCGCCATCCCTTCCGTCACCAATGCTCTCCGCGCCGTCGAGTCGCTGCTGCTGAGCAGCGGCCAGCGCACTGCCCGCCGCAACGCCTGGACGGCTGTCCTGGAGGACCGGCGCCGTGCCAAGGACCGGGTCGAGACCGAGTACGTACTGGAGGCCGCGGCCGACCACCGTTCCTGA
- a CDS encoding DUF4191 domain-containing protein gives MARKANTEGADSAENAGRLKQIVLTYKMTRRTDSKIGLVVAGVGIVTFGVLLAVGFVIGHPVYLGILGFVLALLAMAIVFGRRAERAAFGQMEGQPGAAAAVLDRVGRGWTTTPAVAMNRSQDVVHRAVGKAGIVLVGEGNANRVKLLLAAEKKKMARILVDVPVHDIIVGNDEGQVPLKKVRTKMLKLPRILTGPQVTAANDRLRAMGDLMSNMPLPKGPMPKGMRMPRGGKMR, from the coding sequence ATGGCGAGGAAGGCAAACACTGAAGGCGCGGACAGCGCCGAGAACGCGGGACGACTCAAGCAGATCGTCCTGACCTACAAGATGACCAGGCGGACCGACTCCAAGATCGGTCTTGTCGTCGCGGGTGTGGGAATCGTCACCTTCGGTGTCCTTCTCGCGGTCGGTTTTGTGATCGGCCACCCGGTCTATCTGGGCATCCTGGGCTTCGTACTGGCCCTCCTCGCGATGGCGATCGTCTTCGGACGGCGTGCCGAGCGCGCGGCCTTCGGGCAGATGGAGGGACAGCCGGGCGCTGCGGCGGCGGTGCTGGACCGGGTGGGCCGTGGCTGGACCACGACCCCTGCGGTCGCGATGAACCGCAGCCAGGACGTCGTCCACCGGGCCGTGGGCAAGGCCGGCATCGTGCTGGTCGGCGAGGGCAACGCGAACCGGGTGAAGCTGCTGCTCGCGGCTGAGAAGAAGAAGATGGCGCGCATCCTGGTCGACGTACCGGTGCACGACATCATCGTCGGCAACGACGAGGGTCAGGTGCCGCTCAAGAAGGTGCGCACCAAGATGCTGAAGCTGCCGCGCATCCTGACCGGCCCGCAGGTGACGGCCGCCAATGACCGGCTGCGCGCGATGGGCGACCTGATGAGCAACATGCCGCTGCCCAAGGGACCGATGCCGAAGGGCATGCGGATGCCGCGCGGCGGAAAGATGCGCTGA
- a CDS encoding RDD family protein, which produces MDNRQAIGSWLSGPRAAAEEMGADFGHRGKRLGLPEHGPGSVAPLGRRFGALLIDWILCMVIAYGLFARGDQQAAGNWALGVFLVLSVLTVGTIGCTPGKRLMGIRVISENGGRLTFGRVIVRSVLLCLAIPALVWDRDGRGLHDRLARAVQVRI; this is translated from the coding sequence GTGGACAATAGGCAAGCAATCGGATCGTGGCTCTCCGGGCCGCGCGCGGCCGCCGAGGAAATGGGGGCCGACTTCGGCCACCGGGGCAAGCGGCTCGGTCTCCCCGAGCACGGGCCGGGATCCGTCGCCCCGCTCGGCCGGCGCTTCGGAGCGCTCCTCATCGACTGGATCCTGTGCATGGTGATCGCATACGGGCTGTTCGCTCGCGGTGACCAGCAGGCGGCCGGGAACTGGGCGCTCGGCGTCTTCCTCGTACTGAGCGTGCTCACCGTCGGGACGATCGGCTGTACCCCCGGCAAGCGCCTCATGGGCATCAGGGTCATCTCCGAGAACGGCGGCCGGCTCACCTTCGGGCGGGTGATCGTCCGGAGCGTGCTGCTCTGCCTGGCGATCCCGGCCCTGGTCTGGGACCGCGACGGCCGCGGCCTGCACGACCGGCTGGCCCGCGCCGTTCAGGTCCGTATCTGA
- the glnA gene encoding type I glutamate--ammonia ligase: MFQNADDVKKYIADEDIKFIDVRFCDLPGVMQHFTIPAAAFDPTEELAFDGSSIRGFQAIHESDMALRADLSTARVDPFRRDKTVNINFFIHDPITGEQYSRDPRNVAKKAEAYLASTGIADTAYFGPEAEFYVFDNVRFQTSANESFYHIDSEAGAWNTGSEDNNRGYKVRYKGGYFPVPPVDHFADLRAEISLELDKNGLQVERQHHEVGTAGQAEINYKFNTLLAAADDLMLFKYIVKNVAWRNGKTATFMPKPIFGDNGSGMHVHQSLWAGGDPLFYDEQGYAGLSDIARYYIGGILKHAPSLLAFTNPTVNSYHRLVPGFEAPVNMVYSQRNRSAAMRIPITGSNPKAKRVEFRAPDPSSNPYLAFSALLMAGLDGIKNKIEPAEPIDKDLYELAPEEHANVQQVPTSLPAVLEALEADNEYLQAGGVFTSDLIETWIDFKRTNEIAPIQLRPHPHEFELYFDI; encoded by the coding sequence ATGTTCCAGAACGCCGACGACGTGAAGAAGTACATCGCCGACGAAGACATCAAGTTCATCGATGTCCGGTTCTGCGACCTGCCCGGTGTGATGCAGCACTTCACCATCCCGGCGGCGGCCTTCGACCCGACCGAGGAGCTCGCCTTCGACGGCTCGTCGATCCGCGGCTTCCAGGCCATCCACGAGTCCGACATGGCGCTGCGCGCGGACCTGTCGACCGCCCGCGTCGACCCGTTCCGCCGCGACAAGACCGTCAACATCAACTTCTTCATCCACGACCCGATCACCGGCGAGCAGTACAGCCGTGACCCGCGCAACGTGGCCAAGAAGGCCGAGGCGTACCTCGCCTCCACCGGCATCGCCGACACCGCGTACTTCGGCCCCGAGGCCGAGTTCTACGTGTTCGACAACGTCCGCTTCCAGACGTCGGCGAACGAGAGCTTCTACCACATCGACTCCGAGGCCGGCGCCTGGAACACCGGTTCGGAGGACAACAACCGCGGCTACAAGGTCCGTTACAAGGGCGGCTACTTCCCGGTCCCGCCGGTCGACCACTTCGCCGACCTGCGTGCCGAGATCTCCCTGGAGCTGGACAAGAACGGCCTCCAGGTCGAGCGCCAGCACCACGAGGTCGGCACCGCCGGCCAGGCGGAGATCAACTACAAGTTCAACACGCTGCTCGCCGCGGCCGACGACCTGATGCTCTTCAAGTACATCGTGAAGAACGTCGCCTGGCGCAACGGCAAGACCGCGACCTTCATGCCGAAGCCGATCTTCGGCGACAACGGCTCGGGCATGCACGTCCACCAGTCCCTGTGGGCCGGCGGCGACCCGCTGTTCTACGACGAGCAGGGCTACGCGGGCCTCTCGGACATCGCCCGCTACTACATCGGCGGCATCCTCAAGCACGCCCCGTCGCTGCTGGCCTTCACGAACCCGACGGTGAACTCCTACCACCGCCTGGTCCCCGGCTTCGAGGCCCCGGTCAACATGGTGTACTCGCAGCGCAACCGCTCGGCCGCGATGCGCATCCCGATCACGGGCTCCAACCCGAAGGCCAAGCGCGTCGAGTTCCGCGCCCCGGACCCGTCGTCCAACCCGTACCTCGCCTTCTCCGCCCTGCTGATGGCGGGCCTCGACGGCATCAAGAACAAGATCGAGCCCGCCGAGCCGATCGACAAGGACCTCTACGAGCTGGCTCCCGAGGAGCACGCGAACGTCCAGCAGGTCCCGACCTCCCTCCCGGCCGTCCTGGAGGCACTGGAGGCGGACAACGAGTACCTGCAGGCCGGCGGCGTCTTCACGTCCGACCTGATCGAGACGTGGATCGACTTCAAGCGCACGAACGAGATCGCTCCGATCCAGCTCCGCCCGCACCCGCACGAGTTCGAGCTGTACTTCGACATCTAA
- a CDS encoding MFS transporter, which translates to MTDQKTEGRGGTATTGFDRRLLPPMMLGSVLNPVNSTIIAVTLVPVGDALGVPPSQTAWLVSALYLATALGQPVVGRLIDIFGPRRLFLVSTSLVGVAGVVGTLAPNLGVLIASRVLLGFGTCAGYPAAMALLRSEAKRTGQDSPSGVLTALAVANQTIAVIGPLLGGLLIGLGGWRATFALNVPLAVAAVLLGLLRLPKEAGTGESPQRGRLAARLDLPGMALFAAMLVSLLLFLMNLHLRDWYLLVIAAAASAAFAARELRAPTPFIDLRVLGGNTPLLATYGRALVAYVVAYSFLYGFTQWTQEGSGLSPSHAGLVQIPMFLVAIGVSIVSGRHNGVRGKLLVGAFGQVVACAVMLTLTGDSPVWMLILVALIFGVPQGLNSLALQNSVYFQADPERTASSAGLLRTFAYVGSMVASSATATSFGQRADTGGMHHLAWFMLGAGVLCLLLTVFDRTLGRARDGDTSADTPQVP; encoded by the coding sequence ATGACTGATCAGAAAACAGAGGGGCGAGGCGGGACGGCGACGACGGGCTTCGACCGGCGGCTGCTGCCGCCGATGATGCTGGGCTCGGTCCTGAACCCGGTCAACTCGACGATCATCGCCGTCACGCTCGTACCCGTCGGCGACGCGTTGGGCGTGCCGCCCTCGCAGACCGCGTGGCTGGTCTCGGCCCTCTACCTGGCCACCGCTCTCGGACAGCCTGTCGTGGGTCGGCTCATCGACATCTTCGGGCCGCGCAGGCTCTTCCTCGTCAGCACGAGCCTTGTCGGGGTCGCCGGTGTCGTCGGCACCCTGGCGCCGAACCTGGGGGTGCTGATCGCCTCGCGGGTCCTGCTCGGGTTCGGCACCTGCGCCGGGTATCCCGCCGCGATGGCGCTGTTGCGCAGCGAGGCCAAGCGCACCGGGCAGGACAGTCCCAGTGGGGTGCTGACCGCTCTGGCCGTTGCCAACCAGACCATCGCCGTGATCGGCCCTCTGCTGGGCGGCCTGCTGATCGGGCTGGGCGGCTGGCGCGCCACCTTCGCGCTGAATGTGCCGCTGGCCGTCGCGGCCGTGCTGCTGGGGCTGCTCCGGCTGCCCAAGGAGGCCGGTACAGGGGAGTCCCCGCAGCGTGGGCGCCTCGCCGCCCGGCTCGACCTGCCCGGCATGGCGCTGTTCGCCGCGATGCTGGTCTCGCTGCTGCTGTTCCTGATGAACCTGCACCTGCGTGACTGGTACCTGCTGGTGATCGCCGCCGCGGCGAGCGCCGCGTTCGCGGCGCGGGAGCTACGGGCCCCCACCCCGTTCATCGACCTGCGGGTGCTGGGCGGCAACACGCCACTTCTGGCCACCTACGGGCGCGCGCTCGTCGCCTACGTCGTCGCCTACTCCTTCCTCTACGGGTTCACCCAGTGGACGCAGGAGGGCTCCGGGCTCTCGCCCTCCCACGCCGGACTGGTGCAGATCCCCATGTTCCTGGTGGCCATCGGTGTCTCGATCGTCTCCGGACGACACAATGGCGTGCGCGGCAAGCTGCTCGTCGGTGCGTTCGGGCAGGTTGTCGCCTGTGCGGTGATGCTGACGCTCACCGGGGACAGCCCCGTGTGGATGCTGATTCTCGTCGCCCTGATCTTCGGCGTCCCGCAGGGACTGAACAGCCTGGCCCTGCAGAACTCCGTCTACTTCCAGGCCGACCCCGAGCGCACCGCCTCCTCGGCCGGCCTGCTGCGCACCTTCGCCTACGTCGGCTCGATGGTCGCCTCCTCCGCAACGGCCACCTCCTTCGGGCAGCGCGCGGACACCGGTGGCATGCACCACCTCGCCTGGTTCATGCTCGGCGCAGGAGTGCTCTGCCTCCTCCTGACCGTCTTCGACCGCACACTCGGCCGTGCGAGGGACGGGGACACCTCGGCCGATACGCCGCAAGTGCCGTAG
- a CDS encoding MarR family winged helix-turn-helix transcriptional regulator, with product MNESPRPSPSAVQASREVRAVISRLRRRILNAAGAEDITLGQASVLTRLSGKQGVTASELASAEGVRHQSMTATIASLTSLGLVERRPDPDDGRRLLIALTAEGHRRVEEGRQARQEWLAGELQEKCTEEERRAVIVAMAVLERLTHD from the coding sequence ATGAACGAGAGCCCGCGCCCGTCGCCCTCAGCAGTTCAGGCTTCGCGAGAGGTCCGTGCGGTCATCAGCCGCCTGCGGCGCCGCATCCTGAACGCCGCCGGGGCCGAGGACATCACTCTCGGGCAGGCGTCCGTCCTGACTCGCCTGTCCGGCAAGCAAGGCGTCACGGCCAGTGAGCTCGCCTCGGCCGAGGGAGTGCGTCATCAGTCGATGACGGCGACGATCGCGTCGCTGACGTCCTTGGGTCTGGTGGAACGGCGGCCCGACCCCGATGACGGGCGCCGTCTGCTGATCGCGCTGACCGCGGAGGGGCACCGGCGAGTGGAGGAGGGACGGCAGGCCCGACAGGAATGGCTTGCCGGTGAGTTGCAGGAGAAGTGCACGGAAGAGGAACGGCGGGCCGTGATCGTCGCCATGGCGGTACTGGAGCGCCTCACCCATGACTGA
- a CDS encoding helix-turn-helix transcriptional regulator, with amino-acid sequence MNYDQRRAELADFLRTRRLALQPEEVGLPPRTSRRTPGLRREDVADLAGISACWYSRLEQARNIRVSDHVLNSLAEALRLNAEERDYLLALANEDPRSSTAIPADGVPPALQRILDSQHPHPALALGPRFNILAWNQARTDVYGDLAEIPPEHRHMLWLFFGGYLRELIQNWEPSARSVLAEFRAATGSYVHEPWFTTLVGELSRSSPEFRTWWQQHEIERHHVTAREVRHPSVGRMVLEENALIVDDCSDRRIILEIPQPGTGTENKLTALSCRSHRVMAPPWYVIRTPASWEPRNNYH; translated from the coding sequence ATGAATTACGACCAACGGCGAGCGGAGCTCGCGGACTTCCTCAGAACGCGACGGCTGGCTCTTCAGCCGGAAGAGGTCGGTCTCCCCCCACGGACATCACGGCGAACGCCGGGACTGCGACGGGAAGACGTTGCCGACCTGGCAGGCATAAGCGCCTGCTGGTATTCCCGGCTGGAGCAGGCCAGGAACATCCGGGTCTCCGATCACGTCCTCAATTCGCTGGCCGAAGCCCTTCGTCTGAACGCCGAGGAGCGCGACTATCTCCTGGCTCTGGCGAACGAGGATCCCCGTTCCAGTACGGCCATTCCTGCGGACGGTGTTCCTCCGGCTCTCCAGCGCATCCTGGACAGCCAGCATCCGCATCCGGCCCTCGCCCTCGGTCCTCGTTTCAACATTCTTGCCTGGAACCAGGCAAGAACCGATGTGTACGGCGATCTGGCCGAAATCCCACCTGAGCACCGCCATATGCTGTGGCTGTTCTTCGGCGGATATCTGCGCGAGCTGATTCAGAACTGGGAGCCGAGCGCCCGCTCCGTGCTGGCCGAATTCCGGGCGGCCACCGGATCGTACGTCCACGAACCGTGGTTCACCACTCTGGTCGGTGAACTGAGCCGCAGCAGCCCGGAGTTCCGCACCTGGTGGCAGCAGCACGAAATAGAGAGGCACCATGTCACCGCCCGGGAAGTGAGGCATCCTTCCGTCGGCCGCATGGTGCTGGAGGAGAACGCGCTCATTGTCGACGACTGCTCGGATCGACGGATCATCCTGGAGATCCCGCAACCCGGCACCGGCACCGAGAACAAGCTCACCGCGCTCTCCTGCCGCTCCCATCGGGTGATGGCCCCGCCGTGGTACGTGATTCGGACGCCGGCCTCATGGGAACCGCGGAACAACTACCACTGA
- a CDS encoding arsenate reductase family protein codes for MEIWINPACSKCRSAVQLLDAEGADYTVRRYLEDVPSPDEIRAVLDRLGLEPWDITRTHEADAKELGLKEWPRGAGSRDRWIAALAGHPKLIQRPIITADDGTAVVARTDEAVRDALGR; via the coding sequence ATGGAGATCTGGATCAATCCCGCCTGTTCCAAGTGCCGCAGCGCGGTGCAGCTGCTCGATGCGGAGGGCGCCGATTACACCGTCCGCCGCTATCTGGAGGACGTGCCGTCGCCGGACGAGATCCGGGCCGTGCTCGACCGGCTCGGGCTGGAGCCGTGGGACATCACGCGCACGCACGAAGCGGACGCGAAGGAACTCGGGCTCAAGGAGTGGCCGCGCGGGGCCGGTTCGCGGGATCGGTGGATCGCGGCGCTCGCCGGGCATCCGAAGCTGATCCAGCGGCCGATCATCACGGCCGACGACGGCACCGCCGTCGTGGCGCGCACGGACGAGGCGGTACGGGACGCCCTGGGGCGCTGA
- a CDS encoding Gfo/Idh/MocA family protein has product MTTLPATPLRIGLVGTGPWARNTQAPALAAHPGVALSGVWGRSPEAANALAAAHGTTAYTDDTGLDELFAASDAIAFAVPPDVQAPLAARAAATGRHLLMDKPVATTVAGAREVARAVEQANVASIVFCTLRFAAETSSWISEQAALDGWFTARAEWIGALFAPGATSEYAASPWRREKGGLWDVGPHVLSVLIPVLGDVTHLTAAHGPSDTTHLILRHTSGASSTVTLALGAPVGAVGMEIELRGEEGIVTLPRWGDAVGAFRAALDALIDSVRTGVPHPCDARFGLRLTELLAEAEKQAGA; this is encoded by the coding sequence ATGACGACACTCCCCGCGACCCCCCTGCGCATCGGCCTCGTAGGTACGGGCCCCTGGGCCCGGAACACCCAGGCCCCCGCCCTCGCCGCCCACCCCGGCGTCGCACTGAGCGGCGTGTGGGGCCGGAGCCCCGAGGCCGCGAACGCGCTGGCCGCCGCCCACGGCACCACGGCGTACACCGATGACACGGGCCTCGACGAGCTCTTCGCGGCCAGTGATGCCATCGCGTTCGCCGTGCCGCCGGACGTCCAGGCCCCGCTCGCCGCCCGCGCGGCGGCCACCGGGCGCCATCTGCTGATGGACAAGCCGGTCGCGACGACCGTCGCCGGAGCCCGCGAGGTCGCCCGGGCGGTCGAGCAGGCCAACGTCGCCTCCATCGTCTTCTGCACCCTGCGGTTCGCTGCCGAGACCTCTTCCTGGATCAGTGAACAGGCTGCCCTGGACGGCTGGTTCACCGCCCGCGCGGAATGGATCGGAGCGCTGTTCGCCCCCGGTGCGACCAGTGAGTACGCCGCCTCGCCCTGGCGCCGGGAGAAGGGCGGCCTCTGGGATGTCGGCCCGCACGTCCTGTCGGTCCTGATCCCGGTGCTGGGAGACGTGACCCACCTGACCGCGGCCCACGGCCCGTCCGACACCACCCATCTGATCCTGCGCCACACCTCCGGCGCCTCCAGCACGGTGACCCTCGCACTGGGCGCCCCGGTGGGCGCGGTGGGCATGGAGATCGAGCTCAGAGGAGAGGAAGGAATCGTCACACTCCCGCGGTGGGGCGACGCGGTCGGCGCCTTCCGGGCAGCGCTGGACGCACTGATCGACTCGGTACGCACGGGAGTACCGCACCCCTGCGACGCCCGGTTCGGACTGCGCCTGACGGAACTGCTGGCCGAGGCGGAGAAGCAGGCGGGGGCATAG
- a CDS encoding ARPP-2 domain-containing protein: MRVYAADALAAAYVLPHPEDYRLLHVPGD, from the coding sequence GTGAGGGTGTACGCGGCGGACGCGCTCGCCGCCGCCTACGTCCTGCCGCACCCGGAGGACTACCGCCTGCTGCACGTTCCTGGAGACTGA